A single window of Microbispora hainanensis DNA harbors:
- a CDS encoding alpha/beta family hydrolase, which produces MEIETPHGRALAEVDEAADPRLLLVLTHGSGGGVEAPDLLAVRDAVLAIGGSVARVTQPFRLRGARAPGSAVKQDEAWLSIVAALRERHPGLPLVQGGRSNGARVACRTARAAGAEAVVALAFPLHPPGKPERSRADELRQAGTPVLVVNGDRDPFGVPDEKDAECLVVLPGEGHEFKKDPARVGEVVARWLLSRRSAAPLR; this is translated from the coding sequence ATGGAGATCGAGACCCCGCACGGCCGCGCGCTGGCCGAGGTGGACGAGGCCGCCGATCCCCGGCTGCTGCTGGTCCTGACCCACGGGTCCGGGGGAGGCGTGGAGGCCCCCGACCTGCTCGCCGTACGGGACGCGGTGCTGGCGATCGGAGGAAGCGTCGCACGGGTGACCCAGCCGTTCCGGCTGCGCGGCGCGCGGGCGCCGGGGTCGGCGGTCAAGCAGGACGAGGCGTGGCTGTCGATCGTCGCCGCGCTCCGCGAGCGTCACCCTGGCCTGCCGCTCGTGCAGGGCGGGCGGAGCAACGGCGCGCGGGTCGCCTGCCGCACGGCGAGAGCCGCAGGGGCGGAGGCGGTGGTGGCGCTCGCGTTCCCGCTCCACCCTCCGGGCAAGCCGGAACGCTCACGGGCGGACGAGCTGCGGCAGGCGGGGACCCCGGTGCTCGTGGTCAACGGTGACCGGGATCCGTTCGGCGTGCCGGACGAGAAGGACGCCGAATGTCTCGTGGTCCTTCCGGGGGAGGGACACGAGTTCAAGAAGGATCCCGCCCGCGTGGGCGAGGTCGTGGCCCGGTGGCTGCTCTCGCGCCGCTCCGCCGCTCCGCTCAGGTGA
- a CDS encoding SDR family NAD(P)-dependent oxidoreductase gives MPDVSRSTSPARAWIITGPTSGIGRRTAIELAEHGSVVLVGRDPGKLAEVEAEINARPEGHAVSVVCDFSDIPSVRRAAARVVALGLPIAGLLNNAGIMPARADRAAQGWDLAFTTNHLGPFALTEALIPHLPDGANVVFVCSGVEDPQRKPAVAAGFRGGRYISAQASVRGQWRPGGSSKTGFDAYATSKQCNLATVLAFARETPRLRFNAVEPGFNPGTGLGRDASAVVRLLARYVAAPLAPLIKYWSTPKRAARMITGVLTDGSDRTGVYYDENGKPMVGSAQVRDPAFADRVVAETRALLATIPLDEAPTNR, from the coding sequence GTGCCCGACGTCAGCCGCAGCACATCGCCCGCAAGGGCGTGGATCATCACCGGGCCGACGTCCGGAATCGGCAGGCGCACCGCGATCGAGCTCGCCGAGCACGGCTCCGTCGTGCTGGTGGGCCGTGACCCGGGCAAGCTCGCGGAGGTCGAAGCCGAGATCAACGCGCGGCCCGAGGGGCACGCGGTCTCGGTGGTCTGCGACTTCTCCGATATCCCGAGCGTGCGGCGCGCGGCCGCACGGGTCGTCGCGCTCGGTCTTCCGATCGCCGGCCTGCTCAACAACGCGGGCATCATGCCGGCCCGCGCCGACCGGGCCGCACAGGGGTGGGACCTCGCCTTCACGACCAACCACCTCGGACCGTTCGCGCTGACGGAGGCGCTCATTCCGCACCTTCCCGACGGCGCGAACGTCGTGTTCGTCTGCTCGGGCGTCGAGGATCCACAGCGCAAGCCCGCGGTCGCCGCCGGCTTCCGCGGCGGGCGCTACATCTCGGCGCAAGCCAGTGTGCGCGGCCAATGGCGGCCCGGGGGCTCGTCCAAGACCGGCTTCGACGCCTACGCCACCTCCAAGCAGTGCAATCTCGCCACCGTGCTCGCGTTCGCACGTGAGACGCCGCGGCTGCGCTTCAACGCGGTCGAACCGGGCTTCAATCCGGGCACCGGCCTCGGCCGCGACGCCAGCGCCGTGGTCCGGTTGCTGGCGAGGTACGTCGCCGCGCCGCTCGCGCCCCTCATCAAATACTGGAGCACACCGAAGCGTGCCGCTCGGATGATCACCGGGGTGCTGACCGACGGGTCGGATCGGACAGGGGTCTACTACGACGAGAACGGCAAGCCGATGGTGGGCTCCGCGCAGGTCCGTGACCCCGCTTTCGCCGACCGCGTCGTCGCCGAGACCCGCGCGCTGCTCGCCACCATTCCCCTGGACGAGGCACCCACGAATCGGTGA
- a CDS encoding response regulator yields MSAGEPIRIVVVDDHPLMREGLRALVTSLPDIEVVGEAGDGDAARREVQLTRPDVVVMDLHMPGVNGVEATRAIVRAVPATRVLVLTMFEDDESVFAAMRAGAFGYLVKGAKQEEIVRAVRSVAAGHAVFGPSVARRIIDFFAAGASRAPAPEPFPELTAREREVLDIIAAGRSNAAIARHLAISGKTVSNHITAIFAKLAVADRAEAIVRARQAGLGADLEQGASRADPG; encoded by the coding sequence ATGAGCGCCGGGGAACCGATCAGGATCGTCGTCGTCGACGATCACCCGCTGATGCGGGAAGGCCTGCGTGCCCTCGTGACGTCGCTGCCGGACATCGAGGTGGTGGGCGAGGCCGGCGACGGCGACGCCGCCCGTCGTGAGGTGCAGCTCACGCGCCCCGACGTCGTGGTCATGGACCTGCACATGCCGGGCGTCAACGGGGTGGAGGCCACCAGGGCCATCGTGCGCGCGGTGCCCGCCACCCGGGTGCTCGTGCTCACGATGTTCGAGGACGACGAGTCGGTGTTCGCCGCGATGCGCGCCGGAGCCTTCGGATACCTGGTCAAGGGCGCGAAGCAGGAGGAGATCGTCCGGGCGGTCCGCTCTGTCGCGGCCGGACATGCCGTCTTCGGCCCGAGCGTGGCCCGCCGGATCATCGACTTCTTCGCCGCCGGGGCCTCTCGCGCGCCGGCCCCGGAGCCCTTTCCCGAGCTCACCGCCCGCGAACGGGAGGTCCTCGACATCATCGCGGCCGGCCGGTCCAACGCGGCGATCGCCCGGCATCTGGCCATCAGCGGCAAGACCGTCAGCAACCACATCACCGCCATCTTCGCCAAGCTGGCGGTCGCCGACCGGGCCGAGGCCATCGTCCGCGCCCGCCAGGCCGGTCTCGGCGCCGATCTCGAGCAGGGTGCGAGTCGGGCCGATCCGGGGTAG
- a CDS encoding DUF5999 family protein has translation MCPHEPACPSADAKDREAARTIACHPEQGWSLLCNGVVLFEDTGELLPDGGVIAPHRPTDMAISAA, from the coding sequence ATGTGCCCTCATGAACCGGCCTGTCCCAGCGCGGACGCGAAGGACCGAGAAGCCGCCCGCACGATAGCCTGTCACCCCGAGCAAGGCTGGAGCCTGCTCTGCAACGGCGTCGTGCTGTTCGAGGACACCGGCGAGCTGCTGCCCGACGGCGGCGTCATCGCCCCGCACCGCCCCACCGACATGGCCATCAGCGCGGCCTGA
- a CDS encoding RNA polymerase sigma factor: MPRTAVADSPEREVTPTTLDLLLERGRTQGRLSLSELREAFAKAGVSPAEGRSILRELTEAGVNLASDNAAESEPGEKTEVAPAKAPARKSRRAAQAAAQAKSSAKKTAKTADEEPYDEELQADEAEVEDSGTLDLDDTSSVMGDSVHTYLKSIGRRTLLTAAQEVELAKRIEAGLYAEYKLETAIESGEPLPPHVREDLEWVIEDGRRAKDHMLEANLRLVVSVAKKYTDRGMALLDVVQEGNLGLIRAVEKFDYTKGYKFSTYAMWWIRQAIQRGFADSARTIRLPVHVLEMLSKLSRVERDMHQRLGREPTPEELAVELDKTPDQIEELLRTSRQPISLDSTIGEDGETRIGDLIEDVDSPEASEVVDRQLLAEQLKGVLSNLSPREAKIMSLRFGLADGKPHTLDEIGKHLGLTRERIRQLEKESLSKLRHPSNTRPLLDWAS, encoded by the coding sequence ATGCCCCGGACCGCCGTGGCGGACTCGCCCGAGCGCGAGGTGACCCCGACGACGCTCGACCTGCTCCTGGAGCGAGGCCGTACGCAGGGCCGCCTTTCCCTGTCGGAGCTGCGCGAGGCCTTCGCGAAGGCCGGCGTCAGCCCCGCCGAGGGCCGCTCGATCCTGCGCGAGCTCACCGAGGCGGGCGTGAACCTGGCCTCCGACAACGCCGCGGAGAGCGAGCCGGGCGAGAAGACCGAGGTCGCCCCCGCCAAGGCGCCGGCCAGGAAGTCCCGCCGGGCCGCCCAGGCCGCGGCGCAGGCCAAGAGCTCCGCGAAGAAGACGGCCAAGACCGCCGACGAGGAGCCGTACGACGAGGAGCTCCAGGCCGACGAGGCCGAGGTGGAGGACAGCGGCACGCTCGACCTCGACGACACCTCCTCGGTCATGGGCGACTCGGTCCACACCTACCTGAAGTCCATCGGCCGCCGCACGCTGCTCACCGCCGCCCAGGAGGTGGAGCTGGCCAAGCGCATCGAGGCCGGGCTGTACGCCGAGTACAAGCTGGAGACCGCGATCGAGAGCGGCGAGCCCCTGCCCCCGCACGTACGCGAGGACCTGGAGTGGGTCATCGAGGACGGCAGGCGGGCCAAGGACCACATGCTGGAGGCCAACCTCCGCCTGGTCGTCTCGGTGGCCAAGAAGTACACCGACCGCGGCATGGCCCTGCTCGACGTCGTGCAGGAGGGCAACCTCGGCCTGATCCGCGCCGTCGAGAAGTTCGACTACACCAAGGGCTACAAGTTCTCGACGTACGCCATGTGGTGGATCCGGCAGGCCATCCAGCGCGGCTTCGCCGACTCCGCGCGGACGATCCGGCTGCCCGTCCACGTGCTGGAGATGCTGTCGAAGCTGTCGCGCGTCGAGCGTGACATGCACCAGCGGCTCGGCCGGGAGCCCACGCCGGAGGAGCTGGCCGTCGAGCTGGACAAGACCCCGGACCAGATCGAGGAGCTGCTGCGCACCAGCCGGCAGCCGATCAGCCTCGACTCAACCATCGGCGAGGACGGCGAGACCCGCATCGGCGACCTCATCGAGGACGTCGACTCCCCCGAGGCGTCCGAGGTCGTCGACCGGCAGCTGCTGGCCGAGCAGCTCAAGGGCGTGCTCAGCAACCTGTCGCCGCGCGAGGCCAAGATAATGAGCCTGCGCTTCGGCCTGGCCGACGGCAAGCCGCACACGCTGGACGAGATCGGCAAGCACCTGGGCCTGACCCGGGAGCGGATCCGCCAGCTGGAGAAGGAGTCGCTGTCCAAGCTGCGGCACCCGAGCAACACCCGCCCGCTGCTCGACTGGGCGAGCTGA
- a CDS encoding TetR/AcrR family transcriptional regulator C-terminal domain-containing protein, with product MIAVPAKRPPVPLSRERIIDAALHIADGQGLRRLTMRRLGDALQVEAMAIYHHLPRGKEALMDALAEHVTTVEVDPATAATWQDRARAWARASRAALLEHPGVLSLALTKPPKGSALIAITEQTEQLREAGAGDPAGAVRALRAYVFGSVAVEVQQSGWADPDAEVRDARTAEGERDFEHGLDALIAGLGG from the coding sequence ATGATCGCCGTGCCTGCCAAGCGACCACCCGTCCCCCTGTCCCGCGAGCGGATCATCGACGCCGCGCTGCACATCGCCGACGGCCAGGGCCTGCGCCGGCTTACCATGCGCCGGCTCGGCGACGCCCTCCAGGTGGAGGCCATGGCGATCTACCACCACCTGCCGCGGGGCAAGGAGGCGCTGATGGACGCCCTCGCCGAGCACGTGACGACCGTGGAGGTCGATCCGGCCACCGCCGCCACCTGGCAGGACAGGGCGCGAGCCTGGGCCCGCGCGAGCCGTGCCGCACTGCTGGAACACCCGGGCGTGCTGTCGCTGGCGCTGACCAAGCCGCCGAAGGGGTCGGCCCTCATCGCGATCACGGAGCAGACCGAGCAGCTGCGCGAGGCGGGGGCGGGCGACCCTGCCGGGGCGGTCCGCGCGCTGCGGGCGTACGTCTTCGGCAGCGTGGCGGTGGAGGTCCAGCAGTCGGGATGGGCCGACCCGGACGCCGAGGTGCGCGACGCGCGCACCGCCGAGGGCGAGCGCGATTTCGAGCACGGCCTCGACGCGCTGATCGCCGGCCTCGGCGGCTGA
- the menB gene encoding 1,4-dihydroxy-2-naphthoyl-CoA synthase, whose product MTSGVDWKRSGEYEDIIYETAEGMAKITINRPERHNAFRPTTLFELREAFNRAQEDTEVGVIIFTGAGDKAFCSGGDQKIRGDDGYVDDKTHGIGRLNVLDLQVQIRRCPKPVIAMVAGYAIGGGHVLHVCCDLTIAADNAKFGQTGPKVGSFDGGYGSWLLAETVGLKRAREIWYLCRQYDAQTALQWGLVNAVVPLERLEEETVQWARELLEKSPLALRMLKGALNAVTDGAAGMQQFAGDATLIYYMSEEAQEGRDAFKEKRKPDFSKFPRRP is encoded by the coding sequence GTGACGAGCGGGGTCGACTGGAAGCGGTCGGGCGAGTATGAGGACATCATCTACGAGACCGCGGAGGGGATGGCGAAGATCACCATCAACCGCCCCGAGCGGCACAACGCCTTCCGGCCCACGACCTTGTTCGAGCTCCGCGAGGCCTTCAACCGCGCCCAGGAGGACACCGAGGTCGGTGTGATCATCTTCACCGGCGCGGGGGACAAGGCGTTCTGCTCCGGCGGCGACCAGAAGATCCGCGGCGACGACGGCTACGTGGACGACAAGACCCACGGCATCGGCAGGCTCAACGTCCTGGACCTGCAGGTGCAGATCCGCCGCTGCCCCAAGCCGGTCATCGCCATGGTGGCGGGCTACGCCATCGGCGGCGGCCATGTGCTGCACGTCTGCTGCGACCTGACGATCGCCGCCGACAACGCGAAGTTCGGCCAGACCGGCCCCAAGGTCGGCTCGTTCGACGGCGGGTACGGCTCCTGGCTGCTCGCCGAGACGGTGGGCCTCAAGCGGGCCCGCGAGATCTGGTATCTGTGCCGGCAGTACGACGCCCAGACCGCGCTCCAGTGGGGCCTGGTCAACGCGGTGGTGCCGCTGGAGCGCCTGGAGGAGGAGACCGTCCAGTGGGCTCGCGAGCTGCTGGAGAAGTCGCCTCTGGCGCTTCGCATGCTGAAGGGCGCGCTCAACGCGGTGACCGACGGCGCGGCCGGCATGCAGCAGTTCGCCGGCGACGCGACGCTCATCTACTACATGAGCGAGGAGGCCCAGGAGGGCCGCGACGCGTTCAAAGAGAAGCGCAAGCCGGACTTCTCGAAGTTCCCCCGCCGCCCGTAG
- a CDS encoding TetR/AcrR family transcriptional regulator has protein sequence MPRPRSEDRRNAILRAATRVIASQGLGAATATIAKEAGVSNGSLFTYFDTKAKLLNELFLALKTEMSAAATADLRAGDAPREQVRHMWTQWWRWATANPDKRRALAQLQVADDITADTHRAASLAFSGIAGLLERSRANGPMQDVPLGFVLTLVNAIAEATIDEMIREPAEAEARGSVAFEAIWRVLAGSSTAPTA, from the coding sequence ATGCCTAGACCACGCAGTGAGGACCGGCGTAACGCGATCCTGCGGGCGGCCACCCGCGTCATCGCGTCCCAGGGGCTCGGGGCGGCCACCGCGACGATCGCGAAGGAGGCAGGCGTCTCCAACGGATCGTTGTTCACCTACTTCGACACGAAGGCGAAGCTGCTCAACGAGCTCTTCCTCGCGCTGAAGACGGAGATGAGCGCCGCGGCGACCGCCGATCTCCGGGCCGGGGACGCACCCCGTGAGCAGGTCCGCCACATGTGGACGCAGTGGTGGCGCTGGGCGACGGCCAACCCGGACAAGCGGCGGGCGCTCGCGCAGCTTCAAGTGGCGGACGACATCACCGCCGACACCCATCGGGCGGCGAGCCTGGCCTTCAGCGGCATCGCCGGCCTGCTGGAACGGAGCCGGGCCAACGGGCCGATGCAGGACGTGCCGCTCGGTTTCGTCCTGACCCTGGTGAACGCGATCGCCGAGGCGACGATCGACGAGATGATCCGCGAGCCTGCCGAGGCCGAGGCACGCGGCAGTGTCGCGTTCGAGGCCATCTGGCGGGTGCTGGCCGGCTCCTCCACCGCGCCCACCGCCTGA
- a CDS encoding AMP-binding protein translates to MHALVLPPGPALSEAVRQALTGDGPAVLPLSPDLPRAALEATLAALRPTHVVTADGVRREPDGEPSDAALIIATSGSTGTPKGVELTAEALLASARASLARLGAREGDRWLCCLPPSHISGAQVLIRSLLCGTEPIIHARFSPAGVAASGADHVSLVPTQLRRMLDAGAGVAAFGTILLGGAAAPAGLLAEARAAGARIVTTYGSSETSGGCVYDGVPLDGVEVKIGGDGRVRIAGPVLFSGYRLREERPFEGGWFVTSDLGSIEDGRLTVLGRADDVINTGGRKVVAGAVAEVLAGHPAVRDVVVVGRPDPEWGEIVVAVVVPRDAGEVTLGGLRDFAKERLPAYAAPRAVELVPQIPLLPNGKPDMVAIKNRNRG, encoded by the coding sequence GTGCACGCTCTCGTCCTGCCTCCGGGGCCCGCGCTGTCCGAGGCCGTACGGCAGGCCCTGACGGGCGACGGGCCGGCCGTGCTGCCGCTGTCGCCCGACCTGCCGCGGGCCGCGCTGGAGGCGACGCTCGCCGCGCTGCGCCCCACGCACGTCGTCACCGCCGACGGCGTGCGGCGCGAGCCGGACGGCGAGCCGTCCGACGCCGCGCTGATCATCGCGACCTCCGGCTCCACCGGCACGCCTAAGGGGGTGGAGCTGACGGCCGAGGCGCTGCTCGCCTCGGCCCGCGCCTCGCTGGCCAGGCTCGGCGCACGCGAAGGCGACCGCTGGCTGTGCTGCCTGCCGCCGTCGCACATCTCGGGCGCGCAGGTGCTGATCCGGTCGCTGCTGTGCGGCACCGAGCCGATCATCCACGCGCGCTTCTCCCCCGCCGGCGTCGCCGCGAGCGGGGCCGACCACGTCTCGCTGGTCCCCACCCAGCTGCGGCGCATGCTCGACGCGGGGGCCGGCGTCGCGGCCTTCGGCACGATCCTGCTCGGCGGGGCCGCCGCTCCCGCGGGCCTGCTCGCCGAGGCCCGCGCGGCCGGGGCCAGGATCGTCACCACGTACGGCTCCAGCGAGACGAGCGGCGGGTGCGTGTACGACGGCGTGCCGCTCGACGGCGTCGAGGTCAAGATCGGCGGCGACGGGCGGGTGCGGATCGCGGGTCCCGTGCTGTTCTCGGGCTACCGGCTGCGCGAGGAGCGGCCGTTCGAAGGCGGCTGGTTCGTCACCTCCGACCTGGGCTCGATCGAGGACGGGCGGCTCACCGTGCTGGGCCGGGCCGACGACGTGATCAACACCGGGGGCCGCAAGGTCGTGGCCGGCGCGGTCGCCGAGGTCCTGGCCGGTCACCCGGCCGTACGCGACGTCGTTGTGGTGGGCAGGCCCGATCCCGAGTGGGGCGAGATCGTGGTCGCCGTCGTGGTCCCCCGGGATGCCGGCGAGGTCACGCTCGGCGGGCTGAGAGACTTCGCCAAGGAGCGGCTGCCCGCCTACGCCGCGCCCCGCGCCGTCGAGTTGGTGCCCCAGATCCCGCTCCTGCCCAACGGCAAACCCGATATGGTCGCAATCAAGAACCGGAACCGCGGATGA
- the gcvP gene encoding aminomethyl-transferring glycine dehydrogenase — protein sequence MTDRSTLRDLSAPPFSTRHIGPSEADRDRMLEVVGYESVADLVAVAVPEAIRTRGPLNLPEAVGEAEALAELRALAGRNRVLTPMIGLGYYDTITPGVVLRNVLENPGWYTAYTPYQPEISQGRLEALLNFQTVISDLTGLAVAGASLLDEATAAAEAMTLARRASKVKTDVFVVDADALPQTKAVLATRAEPLGITLVESDLAGELPECFGVLVQYPGASGRVASFRAVAERAHAQGALLVAAADLLALTLLESPGEQGADIAVGSSQRFGVPLGYGGPHAAYMAVREGLQRQMPGRLVGVSLDADGRTAYRLALQTREQHIRREKATSNICTAQVLLAVMASMYAVYHGPEGLKRIAQRVHRHAAVLAAGLRESGVEVVHDEFFDTVLARVPGRAAEVVAAAAERGVNLRLADADHVGVACDEKTTTGHLRAVWAAFGASGLVVEDLDRATSDALPAGLQRTSGFLTHPVFHTHRSETAMLRYLRRLQDKDIALDRSMIPLGSCTMKLNATTEMEPVTWPEFASIHPFAPADQAEGYAELIATLEGWLAEVTGYDRVSIQPNAGSQGEFAGLLAIRSYHRSRGEEGRDVCLIPSSAHGTNAASAVMAGMRVVVVACDANGNVDLADLAAKIDKHRDALAAIMVTYPSTHGVYEETIVEICERVHEAGGQVYVDGANLNALVGLAKLGEFGADVSHLNLHKTFCIPHGGGGPGVGPVAVKAHLAEHLPAHVSAAPYGSAGILPISWAYVRMMGGDGLRQATEQAILSANYLARRLAPHYPVLYTGRDGLVAHECIVDLRQITKETGVTVDDVAKRLIDYGFHAPTMSFPVAGTLMIEPTESEDLAELDRFADAMIAIRGEIAKVASGEFDKTDNPLRNAPHTAECLTADEWAHPYSRAVAAYPVPGLRDDKYWSPVRRIDQAYGDRNLVCSCPPLEAYED from the coding sequence ATGACCGATCGGTCCACGCTTCGCGATCTTTCCGCTCCGCCCTTCTCCACCCGCCACATCGGCCCCTCCGAGGCCGACCGCGACCGGATGCTGGAGGTCGTCGGCTACGAGTCGGTGGCCGACCTGGTCGCCGTGGCCGTGCCGGAGGCCATCCGCACGCGCGGCCCGCTGAACCTGCCCGAGGCGGTGGGGGAGGCCGAGGCCCTGGCCGAGCTGCGCGCCCTCGCCGGGCGCAACCGGGTGCTGACCCCGATGATCGGCCTCGGCTACTACGACACGATCACGCCGGGCGTCGTCCTGCGCAACGTGCTGGAGAACCCCGGCTGGTACACCGCGTACACGCCCTACCAGCCGGAGATCTCGCAGGGCCGCCTGGAGGCGCTGCTGAACTTCCAGACCGTGATCTCCGACCTCACCGGCCTCGCCGTCGCCGGCGCGTCCCTGCTCGACGAGGCGACGGCCGCGGCCGAGGCGATGACGCTGGCCCGCCGGGCGAGCAAGGTGAAGACCGACGTGTTCGTGGTGGACGCCGACGCGCTGCCGCAGACCAAGGCCGTGCTGGCGACCCGCGCCGAGCCGCTCGGCATCACGCTGGTCGAGTCGGACCTCGCCGGCGAGCTGCCCGAGTGCTTCGGGGTCCTCGTCCAGTATCCCGGCGCGAGCGGCCGGGTGGCGTCCTTCCGCGCGGTCGCCGAGCGGGCGCACGCCCAGGGGGCGCTGCTGGTGGCCGCGGCCGACCTGCTGGCGCTGACCCTGCTGGAGTCCCCGGGCGAGCAGGGCGCCGACATCGCCGTCGGCTCCTCCCAGCGCTTCGGCGTCCCGCTGGGCTACGGCGGCCCCCACGCGGCGTACATGGCCGTACGCGAGGGCCTGCAGCGGCAGATGCCGGGCCGCCTGGTCGGCGTCTCGCTGGACGCCGACGGCCGCACGGCCTACCGCCTGGCCCTGCAGACCCGCGAGCAGCACATCCGGCGCGAGAAGGCCACCAGCAACATCTGCACCGCGCAGGTGCTGCTGGCCGTCATGGCCTCGATGTACGCCGTCTACCACGGCCCGGAGGGCCTGAAGCGGATCGCCCAGCGGGTGCACCGCCACGCGGCCGTCCTCGCCGCCGGGCTGCGCGAGAGCGGCGTGGAGGTCGTGCACGACGAGTTCTTCGACACCGTGCTCGCCCGCGTGCCCGGGCGGGCCGCCGAGGTCGTGGCCGCCGCCGCCGAGCGGGGCGTCAACCTGCGCCTGGCCGACGCCGACCACGTCGGCGTCGCCTGCGACGAGAAGACCACCACGGGCCACCTGCGGGCGGTCTGGGCGGCGTTCGGCGCGTCCGGGCTCGTGGTCGAGGACCTCGACCGGGCCACCTCCGACGCGCTCCCCGCCGGCCTGCAGCGGACCTCCGGCTTCCTCACCCACCCGGTGTTCCACACCCACCGATCCGAGACGGCCATGCTGCGCTACCTGCGGCGGCTGCAGGACAAGGACATCGCGCTCGACCGCTCGATGATCCCGCTGGGCTCCTGCACGATGAAGCTCAACGCGACCACCGAGATGGAGCCGGTCACCTGGCCGGAGTTCGCCTCGATCCACCCGTTCGCGCCCGCGGACCAGGCCGAGGGCTACGCCGAGCTGATCGCGACGCTGGAGGGCTGGCTGGCCGAGGTCACCGGCTACGACCGGGTGTCGATCCAGCCGAACGCGGGCTCCCAGGGCGAGTTCGCCGGGCTGCTGGCGATCAGGTCCTACCACCGCTCCCGGGGCGAGGAGGGCCGCGACGTCTGCCTCATCCCGTCCTCCGCGCACGGCACGAACGCCGCCAGCGCCGTCATGGCGGGCATGCGGGTGGTCGTGGTGGCCTGCGACGCGAACGGCAACGTCGACCTGGCCGACCTCGCCGCCAAGATCGACAAGCACCGTGACGCGCTCGCCGCGATCATGGTGACCTACCCGTCCACCCACGGGGTGTACGAGGAGACGATCGTCGAGATCTGCGAGCGGGTCCACGAGGCCGGCGGGCAGGTCTACGTCGACGGGGCCAACCTCAACGCGCTGGTGGGCCTGGCCAAGCTGGGCGAGTTCGGCGCGGACGTCTCCCACCTCAACCTGCACAAGACCTTCTGCATCCCGCACGGCGGCGGTGGTCCCGGCGTCGGCCCGGTGGCGGTCAAGGCCCACCTCGCCGAGCACCTCCCGGCCCACGTGTCGGCCGCGCCGTACGGCTCGGCGGGCATCCTGCCGATCTCCTGGGCGTACGTCAGGATGATGGGCGGCGACGGGCTGCGCCAGGCCACCGAGCAGGCGATCCTGTCGGCCAACTACCTGGCCCGGCGGCTCGCGCCGCACTACCCGGTGCTCTACACCGGCAGGGACGGCCTGGTCGCCCACGAGTGCATCGTCGACCTGCGCCAGATCACCAAGGAGACCGGCGTCACCGTGGACGACGTGGCCAAGCGGCTGATCGACTACGGCTTCCACGCGCCCACGATGTCGTTCCCCGTCGCCGGGACGCTCATGATCGAGCCGACCGAGAGCGAGGACCTGGCCGAGCTCGACCGCTTCGCCGACGCGATGATCGCCATCCGGGGCGAGATCGCGAAGGTGGCGTCGGGCGAGTTCGACAAGACCGACAACCCGCTGCGCAACGCCCCGCACACGGCCGAGTGCCTCACCGCCGACGAGTGGGCCCACCCCTACTCGCGGGCGGTGGCCGCCTACCCGGTGCCCGGCCTGCGGGACGACAAGTACTGGTCGCCGGTGCGCCGCATCGACCAGGCGTACGGCGACCGCAACCTGGTCTGCTCCTGCCCGCCCCTTGAGGCGTACGAGGACTGA